One Alkaliphilus sp. B6464 genomic window carries:
- a CDS encoding MurR/RpiR family transcriptional regulator — protein sequence MNLSKLTEKYSELTGLEKKIIEYIMNNPEKVIHLTANEVAEILYVSKTSVINLSKKLGFDGYSELRYYVKDYVQSKKKKEELLSFEDILGNIQDEVTKTLALQSEENIKVIAEKIINSRIVYIIARGASKPIADLLSSRLALLRVKSIFISDPNLIDVLGEGLDKEETLFVMSLSGETEKILTITKAARARSIDVIALTSFSSNSLQKLANYNMFCFADDTETKYNDLISRIGLHTLTHILITYIDMHGKE from the coding sequence GTGAATCTAAGCAAATTGACAGAAAAATATTCGGAGCTTACTGGACTTGAGAAAAAAATTATAGAGTATATAATGAATAATCCAGAAAAGGTAATTCATCTTACAGCTAATGAGGTAGCAGAAATATTATATGTATCAAAAACCTCTGTTATTAATCTGTCTAAAAAGCTTGGCTTTGATGGTTACAGCGAACTTAGATACTATGTGAAAGATTATGTTCAAAGCAAAAAGAAAAAGGAAGAGCTTCTATCCTTTGAAGATATATTAGGCAATATCCAAGATGAGGTAACTAAAACCTTAGCTCTACAAAGCGAGGAAAATATAAAGGTTATTGCAGAAAAAATAATAAATTCAAGGATAGTATATATAATTGCAAGGGGAGCTTCTAAACCCATTGCAGATCTCTTAAGCTCTAGATTAGCATTGCTTAGAGTGAAGTCTATATTTATTAGTGATCCTAATCTTATAGACGTATTAGGAGAAGGACTTGACAAAGAGGAAACCCTCTTTGTTATGTCCCTATCTGGAGAAACAGAGAAAATATTAACTATAACTAAAGCTGCTAGGGCAAGAAGTATAGATGTTATTGCATTAACTTCTTTTTCTAGCAACTCATTACAAAAGTTGGCTAATTATAATATGTTTTGCTTTGCCGATGATACGGAGACAAAATATAACGATTTGATTTCAAGAATTGGCTTACACACACTAACCCATATTCTAATAACGTATATCGACATGCATGGAAAGGAGTAA
- a CDS encoding zinc dependent phospholipase C family protein: MDKDIFETTYDYFLKTVFGIVNPVKKSIIKTQCNVHKFINIKALKILKNDRFMNEYNFFTSYIYYINKGAVWADQDFKSTNHFYNPYKKKGLYGRRSAMELGVDYYSKAIDLWAIGEFNKSLFYLGAALHIIQDMTIPQHANIRLLDNHKQYETFVKRTYRYVSEFQVNTGAYLLDSIENYIRFNARIALKTYKRFKHISEDEERYYRVARCGLPLSKRTTAGAMVMFYRDVFGFNHKKNKTH; encoded by the coding sequence ATGGATAAGGATATTTTTGAAACTACATATGATTATTTTCTTAAAACAGTATTCGGGATTGTTAACCCTGTAAAAAAATCAATTATTAAAACCCAGTGTAATGTACATAAATTTATTAATATTAAAGCTCTAAAAATTCTTAAAAATGATAGGTTTATGAATGAATATAACTTTTTCACCAGCTATATTTACTACATTAATAAAGGTGCCGTATGGGCTGATCAAGATTTTAAGAGTACTAATCATTTTTATAATCCTTATAAGAAGAAGGGGTTATATGGAAGAAGAAGCGCTATGGAACTTGGTGTAGATTATTATTCAAAGGCAATTGATCTTTGGGCAATAGGAGAATTTAATAAATCCTTATTTTATCTTGGAGCGGCTCTACACATTATTCAAGACATGACAATCCCACAACATGCTAACATTAGATTACTGGACAATCATAAGCAATATGAAACTTTTGTAAAGCGTACCTATAGATATGTTAGTGAGTTCCAAGTTAATACAGGTGCATATTTATTAGACTCAATAGAAAACTACATTAGATTTAATGCTCGTATAGCTCTTAAAACTTATAAAAGATTTAAACACATTTCTGAAGATGAAGAAAGATATTACCGCGTTGCAAGATGTGGTCTACCTTTATCAAAACGGACTACGGCTGGAGCTATGGTTATGTTTTATCGGGATGTATTTGGTTTTAATCATAAAAAAAATAAAACTCATTAA
- a CDS encoding PTS transporter subunit EIIC, whose translation MSKRSRFSEEVQRFGRSLLLPIAVMAPVGMVLGLAGALVQGYMIERVPMLGNPTIQLILTSLRDISNVIFSNIPILFAMGVAYGMSKKEKGIAVFSSIISYLILNATINIWLKATGNLAPADQMAQLGQGMVLGIQTLRLDVLGGIISGLVGSILADRFYDLELPVAFAFFSGKKSVPIISIGVTMVIGLIIPFFWQMLTNALISMSSVILSGSFGVFLNIVMVRLLIPFGLHHVWSALLRFTPAGGTYVIAGETFVGVLPALNKILFELGPNHEAWEMLPDLTRFMAQNQMLVTLFIIPAIGLAMYKTAYAKNKPFVKGIIITMVLTPFLGNVTEPMEFSFLFIAPLLYVLYVALAAGGAVVLYLLKTGVGYIRGTIFDFAIFGLMYENTKWYNLLIVGIPLFFITYFLFTWAIKKWNIPTPGREEDEVEYNSLLKEKRYDEVAAIVIESIGGRANILNVENCVTRLRIDLKDMKTVDKEKLKTSGTSGIFFPTKNHIHIVFGPNVEFVKNAVDRQLRGEVAK comes from the coding sequence TTGTCAAAACGCAGTAGATTTAGTGAAGAAGTTCAACGGTTTGGTAGATCCTTACTACTTCCCATAGCTGTTATGGCACCGGTGGGAATGGTACTGGGATTGGCAGGGGCTTTAGTACAAGGTTATATGATTGAACGAGTTCCTATGTTAGGCAACCCTACTATTCAACTTATTTTAACTAGTTTAAGAGATATTTCAAATGTTATTTTTAGTAATATTCCTATCTTATTCGCCATGGGTGTAGCCTATGGAATGTCTAAGAAGGAAAAGGGTATAGCGGTATTTTCATCTATTATATCTTATTTAATTTTAAATGCTACAATCAATATTTGGTTAAAGGCAACAGGTAATCTTGCACCAGCAGACCAAATGGCTCAATTGGGTCAAGGCATGGTGTTGGGAATCCAAACCTTAAGGTTAGATGTACTTGGTGGTATTATAAGTGGGCTTGTGGGATCAATTCTAGCAGATAGATTCTATGACCTGGAATTGCCAGTAGCATTTGCTTTCTTTAGTGGTAAAAAATCTGTTCCAATAATCTCTATTGGGGTAACTATGGTTATAGGATTAATAATTCCATTCTTTTGGCAAATGCTAACTAATGCATTAATTTCAATGTCTTCTGTTATATTAAGTGGATCATTTGGAGTATTTTTAAATATAGTAATGGTTCGTCTTTTAATTCCATTCGGCCTTCATCACGTTTGGAGTGCTCTACTTAGATTTACACCAGCTGGAGGAACCTATGTAATTGCAGGTGAAACCTTTGTAGGTGTATTACCAGCTCTTAACAAGATTTTATTTGAGCTAGGTCCAAATCATGAAGCATGGGAGATGCTACCAGACTTAACTAGATTTATGGCGCAAAACCAAATGCTTGTAACATTATTTATCATTCCAGCAATAGGCCTTGCTATGTATAAAACAGCGTATGCTAAAAATAAGCCTTTTGTAAAGGGTATTATTATAACCATGGTACTTACTCCGTTCCTAGGAAACGTAACAGAGCCTATGGAGTTCTCTTTCCTATTTATTGCTCCATTACTTTATGTGCTTTATGTTGCATTAGCAGCCGGAGGAGCAGTTGTATTGTATCTACTAAAGACAGGTGTAGGATATATTAGAGGAACAATATTTGACTTTGCTATATTTGGTCTAATGTATGAAAATACTAAATGGTATAATCTTTTAATAGTAGGTATTCCGCTATTCTTCATCACATACTTCTTATTTACCTGGGCTATTAAAAAGTGGAACATTCCAACACCAGGTCGTGAAGAAGATGAGGTAGAATATAACTCCTTGCTAAAGGAAAAGCGATATGACGAGGTTGCTGCAATTGTAATTGAGTCAATAGGAGGAAGAGCAAATATACTAAACGTTGAAAACTGTGTTACTAGATTGAGGATAGATTTAAAGGATATGAAAACAGTGGATAAAGAAAAGTTAAAGACATCTGGAACTTCTGGCATATTCTTCCCTACGAAGAACCATATACACATTGTATTTGGTCCAAACGTAGAATTTGTTAAAAATGCCGTAGACCGTCAGCTACGGGGCGAGGTGGCTAAATAG